AGGCTGGCCTTCCTAGACCATAGGAGCCTATATTCGGATGAAACTTGGAGCTTCTCGGCTGCCAGCATGGGTCCTCTTGGCCTCCTCTCCCCGGTAGCCTCCTATGACTTACATCCACCGCTCTACTACATGGTCCTGAGCGCCTTCCTAGCCCTAGGCAAGAGCGAGTTCGCCATCAGGTTCCCGTCGGCGATATTCGGGACCCTGACGATCCCATTGGCCCACTGGCTGGGGAGGAGGTTTCTGGGCGAGCGGGGAGGCCTTTTGGTGTCGTTCCTCTTAGCCATATCCCCCATGCACGTGCGCTATTCCCAAGAGGCGAGGATGTATTCCCTCATGGCCCTTTTCGCCACCCTTTCCCTGATCCTCCTGCTGAGAGCGATGGATCGAGGAGGGGCAGCCTCATGGTCCCTCTATGGGATCTCGGCAGCCCTATGCCTTTATACACATTATATAGCTTTCTTCTTCCTGTTATCGGAGAGTGTTCTAGTCCTCTGGATCTCTCTGCGAAGGGGGAGTTTTGGGATTCTTAAGGATTTTATGCTCTCGGGCATTTGCGCATTAGCGATCTTCTCTCCTTGGATCCACTATGCCCTGATCCTTCAAGTCCACAATACTCTTCTGGCGAAGAGGTCGCTCTTGATGGACCTCATCAGGATGCCCCTACATTTCTCATATTTCTTCCCAATAACTAGGATTGAGGATTTCGTATCCCTAGTTCCTATGACTATAACGCTTGTTATGTACGTCTCCTCACTCGGCCTATGTGGCCTATTGGCCCTTTTCGGGCTCCTAAGAGCTAAGGAGGATTGGCTGAAAATCGTTGTCTGTTGGATTTTCATCCCCCCCATTGCTGCTTTATTGGTGCTTTACGCGATTATTCGCGTGTGGCCTTGGAGGAGCGTTTACTATCTCTTCGAACTCCCTATATTCTTGGGCCTAGTGGCGAGCGGGCTTATGGAATTGGGATCTAAAAGAAAGGCTTTGGCTTCGATCCTCCTAGTATTCCTTACGGCCTCCTATGGGTTCGCGAACGTCATCAATTACCAAACGGAGGCGGAGGATTGGAGGGCCGCGGCCGCCTTCGTTGAGGCGAATGCCATCCCCGGCGACGCGATCGCCTTCGACAGGCCCTTCACCGATGGGCCGTTCAATTACTACGCGAAGGGAGCCGTTCCCCATCGCCTTAAGTTCGATCGCGTGAGCGCCGAGTATGGGGGCTATGATCGGGTTTGGCTCGTCGTCGCCCATTACGGGGATCCCGAGGAATCGGGCCTCAAGCGCTTCT
This region of Candidatus Bathyarchaeia archaeon genomic DNA includes:
- a CDS encoding glycosyltransferase family 39 protein: MRCLPLEREKSFALMAFLTLLGLLLRLAFLDHRSLYSDETWSFSAASMGPLGLLSPVASYDLHPPLYYMVLSAFLALGKSEFAIRFPSAIFGTLTIPLAHWLGRRFLGERGGLLVSFLLAISPMHVRYSQEARMYSLMALFATLSLILLLRAMDRGGAASWSLYGISAALCLYTHYIAFFFLLSESVLVLWISLRRGSFGILKDFMLSGICALAIFSPWIHYALILQVHNTLLAKRSLLMDLIRMPLHFSYFFPITRIEDFVSLVPMTITLVMYVSSLGLCGLLALFGLLRAKEDWLKIVVCWIFIPPIAALLVLYAIIRVWPWRSVYYLFELPIFLGLVASGLMELGSKRKALASILLVFLTASYGFANVINYQTEAEDWRAAAAFVEANAIPGDAIAFDRPFTDGPFNYYAKGAVPHRLKFDRVSAEYGGYDRVWLVVAHYGDPEESGLKRFLDGHCERSGVWRFAGLNTDIWVYLYIPGSRAR